The following are encoded in a window of Natrononativus amylolyticus genomic DNA:
- a CDS encoding type IV secretory system conjugative DNA transfer family protein gives MSLNPFSGPKTPDEAEKFGARIEGEDDPSKPVLINGKEWLINRYDPVEEEVESFAGAWPRAMIENAKAEPEQPLWIGVSEGTGREVPIEFNRLFRHVFYGGSTGTGKTTKMYNDAVALMYAGHGITIIDPKGDDIYDLLRRVPRNRWDDVIYIAPGDDYMDRTIGFNLFETFHEPDEPGFDEEIEGIVDDFKNLIAAGEYWGPRMDRIMKTMVRGMVRHPRDFTPIEMYYTLLEEEHRAEYANLIGDQIDDDDILFLEGFTRRIAEELGDSELDPLIGRLKDWVENPMTRQIIAQRESNVSIAEAVTEGKIVIVKNNLPDEAQTMVATAVMRRIWTCVTDRVSESERKVRELAGVDELGAEYDPYFLMIDECDDVLTDASQIDKMLTKARSKRLGLMLASQTLHQLDESAQQAILSNCNTLVSLNPLLPDEAHALAKRFGGKNAEDLTQIPDYHAQTKLRHEDDSFMAKLTPPYPPLHSIEDAFELIQQSIGNYGVERQSGREILDGMFFSDTAQSVGADTVGLENTEHSVDEPMAVDDTETARTAVKAIYDATIRAGEDISSVPTSDAREHVMDAAGLGPTPASNMIERLESVGAITQRRTADGLEVSVTPDGRETIGLQTGSGGSGGSDEHRYMLRQVYEWGTRLGYSMDLPTQDGDELPDAVGEIPPDVLPPSGFDDLSDDEREQLLRARLENEYEEILDLSGTETLYIEVESKGLTKPGGPIKNAAKAPSPDQLLFVVGDGGSDGLTKNAKRLANIFGVGADDPYVSSRTPTGASRKFYTRNRITMNPASVEREQDRFAVVPGDVSTEWVERPGGGIICRERRGSETFIRFSDVETFRERESSDAPATVYYDIDCGGYAVEMDGDLERVYGSKNKLTDDWSWVYEPLVPEAMFDDHGHDEIPEPEAFRIAIVPNDDRDVDDLLMYDATADEANTIRESIRDSSDTEVVCSEDAESESLAGAGDDDNSNSHSLAEARAVAGKADPTTSEDDDLDEESDFQDDDEDGGFEIARR, from the coding sequence ATGAGCTTGAATCCGTTTTCGGGTCCGAAGACACCAGACGAGGCTGAAAAATTCGGTGCGCGGATCGAAGGTGAGGACGATCCCTCGAAACCAGTCTTGATCAATGGAAAAGAATGGCTGATCAACCGTTACGATCCAGTCGAAGAGGAGGTCGAGTCTTTCGCCGGAGCTTGGCCTCGAGCGATGATCGAGAACGCGAAGGCCGAACCAGAACAGCCGCTGTGGATAGGTGTCTCCGAGGGAACGGGCAGGGAGGTTCCGATCGAATTCAACCGGCTGTTCCGGCACGTCTTCTACGGTGGCTCTACGGGGACCGGAAAGACGACGAAAATGTACAACGACGCCGTAGCGCTAATGTACGCCGGCCACGGGATCACGATAATCGATCCTAAAGGGGATGACATCTATGACCTACTCAGACGCGTCCCTCGCAATCGCTGGGACGACGTAATCTACATCGCACCGGGCGACGACTACATGGACCGCACGATTGGATTCAACCTCTTCGAGACGTTCCACGAGCCCGACGAGCCGGGATTCGACGAGGAGATCGAAGGCATCGTTGACGACTTCAAGAACTTAATCGCAGCCGGGGAGTACTGGGGGCCGCGTATGGACCGAATCATGAAGACGATGGTCCGCGGAATGGTTCGCCATCCGCGTGACTTCACGCCGATCGAGATGTACTATACGCTCCTCGAGGAGGAACACAGAGCCGAATACGCGAATCTGATCGGTGACCAGATCGACGACGACGACATCCTCTTCCTCGAGGGGTTCACTCGACGGATCGCCGAGGAACTCGGGGACAGTGAACTTGATCCGTTGATCGGACGGCTCAAAGACTGGGTCGAGAATCCGATGACTCGACAGATTATCGCCCAACGCGAGTCGAACGTCTCGATCGCCGAAGCAGTAACCGAAGGCAAGATCGTCATCGTCAAAAACAATCTGCCGGACGAAGCCCAGACGATGGTCGCGACAGCTGTTATGCGACGGATCTGGACCTGTGTCACCGATCGCGTTTCCGAATCCGAACGAAAAGTCCGAGAACTCGCCGGCGTCGACGAGCTTGGTGCCGAGTACGATCCGTATTTTCTGATGATCGACGAGTGCGACGATGTCCTCACCGATGCGTCGCAGATCGATAAGATGCTCACGAAGGCTCGGTCGAAACGTTTGGGGTTGATGCTCGCGTCACAGACGCTCCACCAACTCGACGAAAGTGCCCAACAGGCTATCCTCTCGAATTGTAACACGCTCGTCTCACTGAACCCACTGCTCCCCGACGAAGCGCACGCTCTCGCGAAACGATTCGGTGGGAAGAACGCAGAAGACCTCACGCAAATTCCCGACTACCATGCTCAAACGAAACTGCGTCACGAGGACGACAGCTTCATGGCAAAACTCACGCCGCCGTATCCTCCCCTCCACTCGATTGAAGACGCGTTCGAGTTGATCCAACAGTCGATCGGCAACTACGGCGTCGAACGGCAGTCTGGACGCGAAATACTGGACGGAATGTTCTTCTCTGATACCGCACAGTCGGTAGGTGCAGACACGGTTGGTCTCGAGAACACGGAACACAGCGTTGACGAACCGATGGCGGTCGATGACACAGAGACGGCACGTACTGCGGTAAAGGCGATCTACGATGCGACAATACGGGCCGGCGAAGATATCTCGAGCGTGCCGACTTCGGACGCGAGAGAGCACGTTATGGACGCAGCGGGACTCGGCCCGACACCGGCGTCGAACATGATCGAACGACTCGAGTCGGTCGGCGCAATTACCCAACGAAGGACTGCCGATGGTCTCGAGGTATCGGTCACCCCCGACGGACGCGAGACGATTGGTCTCCAGACCGGCAGCGGTGGCTCTGGTGGCTCCGACGAGCACCGCTACATGCTCCGGCAGGTCTACGAGTGGGGGACTCGCCTCGGCTACAGTATGGATTTGCCAACTCAGGATGGCGACGAACTCCCCGATGCGGTCGGCGAGATCCCTCCAGACGTCCTCCCACCGAGTGGGTTTGATGATCTTTCAGACGATGAGCGCGAGCAACTACTTCGAGCACGCCTCGAAAACGAGTACGAGGAGATTCTGGACCTCTCGGGGACGGAGACGCTGTACATCGAGGTTGAATCGAAGGGACTGACGAAACCGGGTGGTCCGATCAAGAACGCGGCGAAAGCGCCGAGTCCGGATCAGTTGCTTTTCGTCGTTGGAGACGGGGGTTCGGACGGTCTCACGAAGAACGCCAAACGACTCGCGAACATCTTCGGCGTGGGCGCCGACGATCCGTACGTCTCCTCGAGAACGCCGACCGGTGCCTCACGGAAGTTCTACACTCGCAATCGCATTACGATGAATCCCGCATCGGTCGAACGGGAGCAAGATCGATTCGCCGTCGTTCCGGGTGACGTCTCGACCGAGTGGGTCGAACGCCCCGGCGGAGGAATCATCTGCCGCGAACGTAGGGGTAGTGAGACGTTCATCCGGTTCAGCGACGTTGAGACGTTCCGTGAGCGAGAATCATCCGATGCCCCGGCCACGGTTTACTACGATATCGACTGCGGAGGGTACGCCGTCGAGATGGATGGCGACCTCGAACGAGTGTACGGTTCGAAGAACAAGCTCACAGACGACTGGTCGTGGGTCTACGAACCGCTCGTCCCTGAAGCCATGTTCGACGACCACGGCCACGACGAGATTCCTGAACCCGAGGCGTTCCGGATCGCGATTGTGCCAAATGATGATCGCGATGTCGACGACCTGTTGATGTACGACGCAACGGCCGATGAGGCGAACACCATCCGCGAGTCGATCAGGGATTCATCGGATACTGAAGTAGTGTGTTCTGAGGACGCCGAAAGTGAGAGCCTCGCTGGCGCTGGCGACGATGATAATAGCAATTCCCACAGTCTCGCAGAAGCCAGAGCAGTCGCCGGGAAGGCAGATCCGACCACTTCTGAAGACGATGATCTCGACGAAGAGAGCGATTTCCAAGACGACGATGAGGATGGCGGTTTCGAAATCGCAAGGCGGTAG
- a CDS encoding VirB4 family type IV secretion system protein yields the protein MSNASTDDSNGTDFKVFGGVSGDQVILGVSKLEIGAALLPTAVIWFVARQAVPPGTRLPFYLLAFAWAVIGLGFISAKEPWQSALEYTETIVRFTTQQEIMLYDRHPERSGIEQPTSDSLFGRLATLPGLEGIPFIGGSGSPEEKAVDRPLRSQDIVQFERAYSGTPALETDSGTVVGAIAVSPANMVTASDNDWKRQSELYAKVLNTALSGSIQISEYMRMVDYTPRIEHYRQRHETIVTTGDGMAPPGEISYENLPFGMQVHADLCQERANVVSTYDLSTLVVDPYVIAEVKPSDVVSSDDVDGGLTSIPLIGRLYTNFKIHQLRKSGEHVPEMIDLLEERLETLTEAIRRLDGVKANGIPSERLAQVAADHYQSANVYAHADYTSLVRQNPVPVPKAATGSTLDSPSDADYASDPEYELTYAHLDAEAERNPTATLTKSHSRLATAEKHAEFAASNCTRGKRTSERLSETAESAETTAQTSENAPDCDEILTRKGTSWGGGFPANSPGVADIATTDEELDDQFRSLLAPESFERSNSSYVTIDGKLHSATMFISSWPKDPPQGILETVLQFDDAEIATNVSTHIDVLDQAKAERELADLEDALEDKAERVENSKLSMFGERYRENQQEAKSMLQSFLASGHDMFEAQTYIEVQSRNPAAIERAVRSIRSKLADVGAEITVLHRNHDRGHQTVAPACQDKIGQKVRMRADGLATTNAWTTKNLYDPTGIEIGENMATNEPLSVDIYKRDAGYNWMIVGKTGAGKTVTSSEVLWRQKTNNPEMFMAVIDPLQEFANLREIFDGERIVVGSTHLNPFDISPTPEDKLEVIGWDAPYTGWLDSNLDFLELYYNIQKFDFSTKRAVWSQGIRIAGERKGIEKNPKTHDPEYRRQNGYDGDPPTVLDVVDVIKEMAHDAGPFVDDMSNEAMVAEREEKAINIINNQVEPFKEGGHLEHLAHQTEVDLSDTDFVWADLQLKEGDEEGGGLMMHLLLDLLYNEIKSRPERGMIFCDEFHYLLRDDMTVKSLSQKYRHHRHWDLSIGAGTQSHKDFFGTDGEGNVHMTDNAETMFELSSMEIYQFVEGMNAKWAEKLGLSGQEGEIISGLQKGNQVDGFSEALLRIDDEGCFPVRVRMDREMNPRESIALMYDPSTHGENYREYLLKHDDVCEWRWS from the coding sequence CGGAACTGATTTCAAAGTATTCGGCGGCGTCTCGGGCGATCAGGTGATTCTGGGAGTCAGCAAACTCGAAATCGGAGCGGCGCTGCTTCCGACAGCAGTGATCTGGTTCGTGGCTCGACAGGCGGTCCCACCGGGGACTCGGCTCCCATTCTACCTGCTCGCGTTCGCATGGGCAGTGATCGGTCTGGGGTTCATCAGCGCAAAGGAACCCTGGCAGTCGGCGCTCGAGTACACGGAGACGATCGTTCGATTCACAACCCAGCAAGAGATCATGCTATACGATAGACACCCAGAACGGTCAGGCATCGAACAGCCGACAAGCGATTCACTCTTCGGTCGTCTCGCCACCCTTCCTGGACTCGAAGGAATCCCGTTTATCGGCGGCTCTGGAAGTCCAGAAGAGAAGGCCGTCGATCGCCCGCTTCGCTCACAGGATATCGTTCAGTTCGAACGCGCATACAGCGGCACCCCAGCCCTTGAAACCGACAGCGGAACCGTTGTTGGAGCGATAGCAGTGTCGCCTGCAAACATGGTTACGGCGAGCGACAACGACTGGAAGCGCCAATCAGAACTCTACGCGAAGGTCTTGAACACCGCCCTCTCGGGGAGCATCCAAATTTCCGAGTATATGCGCATGGTTGATTACACCCCACGGATCGAACATTACCGCCAGCGTCACGAGACGATCGTTACGACTGGTGACGGAATGGCGCCACCCGGCGAAATCTCCTACGAGAATCTACCGTTCGGAATGCAGGTCCACGCGGACCTCTGTCAAGAACGAGCGAACGTCGTGTCGACGTATGATCTAAGCACATTGGTCGTCGATCCGTATGTGATTGCAGAGGTCAAGCCATCCGATGTCGTCTCGAGCGATGACGTCGACGGTGGCCTGACTTCGATTCCGTTGATCGGCCGGCTGTACACAAACTTCAAGATCCATCAACTGCGAAAGTCCGGTGAGCACGTTCCCGAGATGATCGATCTCCTCGAGGAGCGTCTCGAGACGCTTACCGAGGCAATCCGGCGGCTTGACGGCGTCAAAGCGAACGGAATTCCCAGTGAACGTCTCGCACAGGTCGCCGCCGACCACTACCAGAGTGCAAACGTCTACGCACACGCAGACTACACCTCACTCGTCCGTCAGAACCCGGTACCGGTTCCGAAAGCGGCAACCGGTTCGACGCTAGATTCACCTTCGGACGCTGATTACGCAAGTGACCCCGAATACGAACTAACATACGCTCATCTCGACGCTGAAGCCGAGCGGAATCCAACGGCGACACTCACGAAGTCCCACTCGAGGCTCGCGACTGCCGAAAAACACGCCGAATTCGCGGCCTCGAACTGTACTCGAGGGAAGCGAACTTCTGAAAGACTATCAGAAACAGCTGAGTCGGCGGAAACCACCGCCCAGACATCGGAAAACGCACCTGACTGCGACGAGATACTCACTCGAAAAGGTACCTCGTGGGGCGGCGGGTTCCCAGCGAACTCACCAGGTGTAGCCGACATCGCGACGACCGACGAAGAACTCGATGACCAGTTCCGGTCGCTGCTCGCACCGGAGTCGTTCGAGCGAAGTAACAGCTCCTACGTTACGATAGACGGTAAGCTCCACTCGGCCACGATGTTCATCTCGAGTTGGCCGAAGGATCCACCGCAAGGTATCCTCGAGACCGTCCTCCAGTTCGACGACGCAGAGATTGCGACGAACGTTTCAACGCACATCGACGTCCTCGATCAGGCAAAAGCCGAGCGCGAACTCGCGGATCTCGAGGACGCGCTGGAGGACAAAGCCGAGCGCGTCGAAAACTCGAAACTCTCGATGTTTGGCGAGCGCTACCGTGAGAACCAACAGGAGGCAAAATCGATGCTCCAGTCGTTCCTCGCAAGCGGCCACGACATGTTCGAAGCCCAGACTTATATCGAGGTACAGTCTCGAAACCCCGCTGCGATCGAACGAGCGGTTCGGAGTATTCGTTCGAAGCTGGCCGACGTAGGCGCCGAAATCACGGTACTTCACCGAAACCACGATCGGGGTCATCAGACGGTCGCGCCTGCCTGTCAGGATAAGATCGGCCAGAAAGTCCGTATGCGAGCCGACGGCCTTGCGACGACGAACGCCTGGACGACGAAGAACCTCTACGATCCCACCGGTATCGAGATCGGTGAGAACATGGCGACAAACGAACCGCTATCCGTCGACATCTACAAACGCGACGCCGGGTACAACTGGATGATCGTCGGTAAAACGGGGGCTGGGAAGACCGTCACCTCGAGTGAGGTCCTGTGGCGCCAGAAAACGAACAATCCTGAGATGTTCATGGCGGTTATTGATCCGCTTCAGGAGTTCGCGAACCTCCGGGAAATCTTCGATGGCGAGCGTATCGTGGTCGGATCGACGCACCTGAACCCGTTCGACATCTCACCAACCCCTGAAGACAAACTCGAGGTCATCGGCTGGGACGCTCCCTACACCGGCTGGCTCGACTCGAACCTCGACTTCCTCGAGTTGTACTACAACATCCAGAAATTCGACTTCTCGACAAAACGGGCCGTCTGGAGTCAGGGGATTCGTATTGCCGGCGAACGGAAGGGGATCGAGAAGAATCCCAAGACTCACGATCCCGAGTATCGTCGCCAGAACGGCTACGACGGCGACCCGCCAACCGTTCTCGACGTCGTTGACGTGATCAAAGAAATGGCCCACGACGCTGGTCCGTTCGTCGACGACATGAGCAACGAGGCGATGGTCGCTGAACGAGAGGAGAAGGCGATCAACATTATCAACAATCAGGTGGAGCCGTTCAAGGAGGGTGGCCATCTCGAGCATCTGGCCCACCAGACCGAGGTCGACCTCTCGGATACCGACTTCGTCTGGGCTGATTTACAACTGAAGGAAGGCGACGAAGAGGGCGGCGGGCTGATGATGCACCTACTGCTCGATTTGCTGTACAACGAGATCAAGTCCCGACCAGAGCGGGGAATGATCTTCTGTGATGAGTTTCACTACCTGCTTCGCGACGACATGACCGTCAAAAGCCTCTCACAGAAGTACCGCCATCACCGACACTGGGATCTCTCGATCGGTGCCGGCACGCAGTCACACAAGGACTTCTTCGGGACTGACGGCGAGGGCAACGTCCACATGACCGACAACGCCGAGACGATGTTTGAACTCTCCTCGATGGAAATCTACCAGTTCGTCGAAGGCATGAACGCGAAGTGGGCCGAGAAGCTCGGGCTCTCTGGGCAGGAGGGTGAGATCATCAGTGGGCTCCAGAAGGGCAACCAGGTCGACGGCTTCTCCGAAGCGCTGCTCCGTATCGACGACGAGGGTTGCTTCCCGGTTCGTGTGCGGATGGACCGGGAGATGAACCCCCGCGAGTCGATCGCGTTGATGTACGATCCGTCGACTCACGGCGAGAACTATCGCGAGTATCTCTTGAAACACGACGATGTTTGTGAGTGGAGGTGGTCCTGA